Part of the uncultured Desulfobacter sp. genome, ACCATTGGCGCCAGCCTGACCATTATTGTCCTTTAAACACCTTCGCGATAAACTGCCATGTCCGGCGCAGCGGATTCGAGCCCGTGGTTGTCCGCAAGACGGCGCTGAAACACAATATGTGCCTCAGTAATAATACCAGATGGACTTGTAGTCCTTGAGTTGCTCCCCGTCTTGTTTAAGGCGTTTGAGGTAGTCGTCAATGGAGACATCGGTGTAGACATAGGTATCCATGAGCGCCATCCTTTTTTCCCAGGGATGGAATTCGTAGACACGGCGTCCGTCAGGAAGGATGGCGATCATATCACGGTTCTGAGCGGCCCTGAGGTAATTTTTGCCGAGACGGGGGACGTTGAACACCATTTCATCGGTGCGCACGGTTCCCGGAAAGAGCCGGGCCTCTTCCTGCTGCTCCTGGAGCAGGCGGGCGATGGGCACACGATAATTATCGGTCTCCTCTTTGCCCTTGGTGTTGAAGGTGTAGTATGGGGTTACTCCGATCAGACGCAGCTTCTGACGCAGGGTCGCCGCCTCGAACTTACGCGAATTGTAATAGGTGAACACCATCTGGTTGCAGACTTCAACCCCAAAGAGGCGAAAGCGCTGAACCGCCTGCATGGCCTCTGGTGTGATCTCCGTTGGATGTTCAAAATGGGTGATGATGACCACCTCCCGCCGTCCGGGTTCGTGAAACCGGGTGATGGTCCGAACCAGGGATTCGGTGATCCTTTGGGGCAGGGTCACCGGCGTACGGGTACCGATACGAATCCGAAGCACATGATCCATCTGGGCCAGGCGGCTGAGGATCTTCTCCAGCCGCTTGTCGGAGAGGATCAACGGATCACCGCCGGTGACCAGGATCTCGGAAATCTCCTTGGTCTTTCCGATCCAGTCAAGTGCCTGGGCAAGCTTTTTTTCCCCTAAGGCTGCGTCCGAAGAGGTCGCATCCTGAATCTGCCAGTTGCGCTGGCAGTAGACGCAGATCTGGGGACAGGTCAACACCGGCTTGAGAATGACAATGCCGGGATAACGGCGGGTGATCCCATCAAGGGGAGATGTATCCCCCTCAACCATGAAATCATTGTGGCAGCCGGAATCATTCTGGAAATCGATGACGCGTTTGACATACCGCATCGGCGGAATCACCTGGGCGCGAATGGCCGTATCCCAAATGCCCCGATTTTCCGGATCCATTAAAGAGACCGTATAGGGTGTAATACCTATGGGAATATTCTCTTTTCCGGCCATGGCGATGGCCGCCTCCTCCTCTTGGCTTAGTTTGATCAATTCTCCCAGGGTTTGTGGATCACGGATGATATGGCGGATATGCCAGTTCCAGTCGTTCCACTCCAGGTCTGTGATATTGAAATGCTTGAAGAGGCGCTGCCTGTTGCTGCTGTGCTCGCGAATCAGTGAATCATCCATGCCGCAGGGATAGCGATCGATAAATGCCTGGGCATTGCGCGCCATACGGGAAAGATCCGTGGAGCGCATTTTTGCTGCAGTTCGCCCGGAGTGCTTGAGGAAGGCGGGGGGCTTTTCCGTATAGAGTTTGGTCAATCCCTTGATGCCTTTCACCAGGTGCCGCAATTCCGCGATAAAACCCGGACTCGGCCCAGGACCCCGGTGGTGTCCGTGGAGCAGATCTTCAAGATAGGCGAGCAGGGAAAATCCTGCCAGTTTTTCACTCCGGGTGTTGAGCATGTTTCGCAACACCCAGATCGTATCCCTGAAGACGACCCATTCCAGGGCGGCCATATCGTGGGTTTTATCATAGATGTTGAGAAGCAGATTGGAGAGATGGCTGCGAAGTTTGTATCGTTTTTCCTCCAAAGTTGCATTGGTAAGCAAAATAGCTTCCATTTCCGGGTCAAGAGCAATGATATTTCTTATTTGTTGCACACATTGCGCAGTTTTCATCGGGGGCCTTCAATTTTTCATTGTCGTTTTCGTGAAAAAGT contains:
- a CDS encoding KamA family radical SAM protein, which codes for MKTAQCVQQIRNIIALDPEMEAILLTNATLEEKRYKLRSHLSNLLLNIYDKTHDMAALEWVVFRDTIWVLRNMLNTRSEKLAGFSLLAYLEDLLHGHHRGPGPSPGFIAELRHLVKGIKGLTKLYTEKPPAFLKHSGRTAAKMRSTDLSRMARNAQAFIDRYPCGMDDSLIREHSSNRQRLFKHFNITDLEWNDWNWHIRHIIRDPQTLGELIKLSQEEEAAIAMAGKENIPIGITPYTVSLMDPENRGIWDTAIRAQVIPPMRYVKRVIDFQNDSGCHNDFMVEGDTSPLDGITRRYPGIVILKPVLTCPQICVYCQRNWQIQDATSSDAALGEKKLAQALDWIGKTKEISEILVTGGDPLILSDKRLEKILSRLAQMDHVLRIRIGTRTPVTLPQRITESLVRTITRFHEPGRREVVIITHFEHPTEITPEAMQAVQRFRLFGVEVCNQMVFTYYNSRKFEAATLRQKLRLIGVTPYYTFNTKGKEETDNYRVPIARLLQEQQEEARLFPGTVRTDEMVFNVPRLGKNYLRAAQNRDMIAILPDGRRVYEFHPWEKRMALMDTYVYTDVSIDDYLKRLKQDGEQLKDYKSIWYYY